From a single Kitasatospora sp. NBC_00458 genomic region:
- a CDS encoding tyrosine-type recombinase/integrase: MGYGENRGEYWRARYKIAPGKYGTVLDANGKAVRYKTKRAAEKAAGIAEDESAKEAAQPPAAPGPERMTFGEYASAWYEDQDLAASTMQNYRRHIEEHLLPEFEDVFLDEITKGAVDAWERRERERDYAPSSIKTWRGTLHLILADAVDAGLRDSNPASRRRGRGKRAGRSRNRSREKVITTGLGTLLIAERTALLSGRDDEFVGVVLKGYTGMRWGEIVGLEAEFIRPASVRVEWQLYELDSGEMHRCPPKDDSYRTIDAPPFLAGLLAGQVVRAGTKPCECHARRYLFSGHGAANGAARRPGAKLVDVARAAGVSTGTVSNVLNRPHAVALDTRSRVEKAIADLGYIRYWPSGENAAHWRRNGFATWLFHPATTGWYPKKAPEEARPVPLLAEPWPGIPARGRGASGRAEACWLPIQRGLTPHGLRHTHKTMMDGFGTPPKLKDERMGHEDGSVQARYSHITAEMRSQLMDSLTAEWEASLEARRRMSPGSPVKVLDSLLRAGQ, from the coding sequence TTGGGATACGGGGAGAACCGGGGCGAGTACTGGCGCGCCCGCTACAAGATCGCACCCGGCAAGTACGGGACCGTCCTTGACGCCAACGGGAAGGCGGTCCGCTACAAGACCAAGCGCGCGGCCGAGAAGGCCGCCGGGATCGCAGAGGACGAGTCCGCCAAGGAAGCTGCTCAACCGCCCGCCGCTCCGGGCCCCGAACGGATGACGTTCGGCGAGTACGCCAGTGCTTGGTACGAGGACCAGGACCTCGCCGCATCGACCATGCAGAACTACCGCCGCCACATCGAGGAACACCTGCTCCCGGAGTTCGAGGACGTCTTCCTCGACGAGATCACCAAGGGCGCGGTCGACGCATGGGAGCGTAGGGAGCGTGAGCGCGACTACGCGCCGAGCAGCATCAAGACATGGCGCGGCACGCTGCACCTGATCCTCGCCGACGCCGTCGACGCTGGACTGCGCGACTCCAACCCCGCGAGCCGGCGCCGAGGCCGGGGCAAGCGGGCAGGGCGCTCGCGCAACCGCAGCCGCGAGAAGGTGATCACCACCGGGCTCGGCACCCTACTCATCGCCGAGCGAACTGCGCTGCTGTCGGGCCGGGACGACGAGTTCGTCGGCGTCGTACTTAAGGGCTACACAGGCATGCGCTGGGGAGAGATCGTCGGACTCGAAGCCGAGTTCATCCGCCCGGCGTCCGTGCGCGTCGAATGGCAGCTGTACGAGCTGGACTCCGGCGAGATGCACCGCTGCCCGCCCAAGGACGACTCCTACCGGACGATCGACGCCCCGCCGTTCCTCGCGGGCCTGCTCGCCGGGCAGGTGGTCCGTGCTGGCACGAAGCCGTGCGAGTGCCACGCTCGGCGGTACCTCTTCAGCGGGCACGGCGCTGCCAACGGAGCCGCCCGCAGGCCCGGCGCGAAGCTGGTGGACGTGGCCCGAGCCGCCGGCGTCTCCACCGGCACGGTCTCCAACGTCCTGAACCGCCCCCACGCGGTCGCCCTCGACACCCGGTCCCGGGTGGAGAAGGCGATCGCCGACCTCGGCTACATCCGGTACTGGCCGTCCGGCGAGAACGCCGCGCACTGGCGTCGGAACGGCTTCGCCACGTGGCTGTTCCACCCGGCGACCACCGGCTGGTACCCGAAGAAGGCACCGGAGGAGGCCCGCCCGGTACCGCTGCTCGCCGAGCCGTGGCCCGGCATCCCCGCGCGTGGGCGGGGAGCGTCCGGCCGGGCGGAGGCGTGCTGGCTGCCGATCCAGCGCGGTCTCACGCCGCACGGCCTTCGGCACACGCACAAGACGATGATGGACGGGTTCGGCACACCGCCGAAGCTCAAGGACGAGCGGATGGGGCACGAGGACGGATCGGTCCAGGCCCGCTACTCGCACATCACAGCCGAGATGCGGAGCCAGCTCATGGACAGCCTCACGGCCGAATGGGAGGCGTCACTCGAAGCCCGCCGGCGGATGTCGCCGGGATCGCCCGTGAAGGTGCTCGACAGCTTGCTGAGGGCCGGTCAGTAG
- a CDS encoding DUF3631 domain-containing protein, which yields MTDPTPPVTTEDGAAVLDAVEAFHRRFNVFPSEAAYTAVVLWDAHTHLLDTFESTPRIAFLSPEPGSGKTRALEIIDTLTPRSMFTTDVSPAALFRSVSDPDARPTVLFDEVDTTFGPKAGGNEDLRGLINSGHRRSGVVHRCVGDGSTQTVQAFPVYAALAMGGLGDLPDTIMSRSIIIRMRRRAPNEEVESFRERTTAPEGHALRKRLATWADSVRTTLQDTVPKMPDGISDRPADVWEPLLAVADAAGGHWPERARAACVQLVTAAKANDKGSVGIRLLSDLRDIFDGAERMLSAELLSRLAELDDAPWADLDGKPITARALARMLGDYVTADNDPIKPRNIKTGSKSSAKGYYASDLADAWLRYCRPLSSQGSATAATAATAQVRALFPVADTPEVADTDPLPATPAAAAP from the coding sequence ATGACCGATCCCACCCCGCCCGTCACCACCGAGGACGGCGCCGCCGTGCTCGACGCCGTCGAAGCGTTCCACCGCCGCTTCAACGTCTTCCCGTCCGAGGCCGCCTACACGGCCGTCGTCCTGTGGGACGCCCACACCCACCTGCTCGACACCTTCGAGTCCACCCCGCGCATCGCGTTCCTCTCCCCGGAGCCCGGATCCGGGAAGACCCGCGCGCTGGAGATCATCGACACACTCACCCCCCGGTCGATGTTCACCACCGACGTCTCCCCGGCCGCCCTGTTCCGGTCCGTGTCCGACCCCGACGCCCGGCCCACCGTGCTGTTCGACGAGGTCGACACCACCTTCGGGCCGAAGGCCGGCGGCAACGAGGACCTGCGCGGCCTCATCAACTCCGGCCACCGCCGCTCCGGCGTCGTCCACCGATGCGTCGGCGACGGCAGCACCCAGACCGTCCAGGCGTTCCCCGTCTACGCCGCCCTCGCCATGGGCGGCCTCGGAGACCTGCCCGACACCATCATGAGCCGCTCGATCATCATCCGGATGCGCCGCCGGGCCCCCAACGAGGAAGTGGAATCCTTCCGCGAGCGGACCACCGCACCCGAGGGACACGCCCTGCGCAAGCGGCTCGCCACCTGGGCGGACTCCGTCCGCACCACCCTCCAGGACACCGTGCCGAAGATGCCCGACGGCATCAGCGACCGGCCCGCCGACGTGTGGGAACCCCTGCTCGCCGTCGCCGACGCCGCCGGCGGCCACTGGCCCGAGCGCGCCCGCGCCGCCTGCGTCCAGCTCGTCACCGCCGCCAAGGCCAACGACAAGGGCTCCGTCGGCATCCGCCTCCTGTCGGACCTGCGGGACATCTTCGACGGTGCCGAGCGCATGCTCAGCGCCGAACTGCTGAGCAGGCTCGCCGAACTGGACGACGCCCCGTGGGCCGATCTCGACGGCAAGCCCATCACCGCCCGCGCCCTCGCCCGCATGCTCGGCGACTACGTCACCGCCGACAACGACCCCATCAAGCCCCGCAACATCAAGACCGGCTCCAAGAGTTCGGCAAAGGGCTACTACGCCTCGGACCTCGCCGACGCGTGGCTGCGGTACTGCCGTCCCCTCTCCTCCCAGGGATCCGCTACTGCCGCTACTGCCGCTACCGCGCAGGTCAGGGCCCTGTTTCCGGTAGCGGATACGCCCGAGGTAGCGGATACCGATCCGCTACCCGCCACCCCGGCCGCCGCCGCACCGTAA
- a CDS encoding CGNR zinc finger domain-containing protein, whose amino-acid sequence MTDERPPGLVLRPATGSPYRFDPGALCLELLATGGPGPYARHEVLHRPADLGGWLRQSRLGLPADAVRTSDEQLTGIRTLRDALWRLSATRARGGAPGLLDGPGAAGPAADHAVLNRAAALPPLAPQIAPDGTAAPPLPGDGDQLASTVARDAIALLTGPYADRIRECGGHDCYLIFVDTSRPGRRRWCSMERCGNRHKVRALRARREQGEE is encoded by the coding sequence ATGACCGACGAGCGACCCCCTGGACTGGTCCTGCGCCCCGCCACAGGCTCGCCGTACCGCTTCGACCCCGGCGCGCTCTGCCTGGAACTGCTCGCCACCGGCGGCCCGGGCCCGTACGCGCGCCACGAGGTGCTGCACCGCCCCGCGGACCTCGGCGGATGGCTCCGGCAGTCCCGGCTGGGGCTCCCGGCCGACGCCGTCCGGACCAGCGACGAGCAGCTGACCGGGATCCGCACCCTGCGGGACGCCCTCTGGCGCCTCAGCGCCACCCGCGCCCGCGGCGGCGCCCCCGGGCTGCTCGACGGCCCCGGTGCGGCCGGTCCCGCCGCCGACCACGCCGTACTCAACCGGGCCGCCGCCCTGCCCCCGCTCGCCCCGCAGATCGCCCCGGACGGGACCGCGGCCCCACCACTGCCCGGCGACGGCGACCAGCTCGCCTCGACCGTCGCGCGCGACGCGATCGCGCTGCTCACGGGCCCGTACGCGGACCGGATCCGCGAGTGCGGCGGCCACGACTGCTACCTGATCTTCGTCGACACGTCACGGCCCGGACGACGCCGCTGGTGCTCGATGGAGCGGTGCGGCAACCGGCACAAGGTCCGCGCCCTACGGGCCCGCCGCGAACAGGGCGAGGAGTGA
- a CDS encoding transglycosylase domain-containing protein — protein MAPKRPQAPQPPGNPGAPRGKRRGSPLEYAGHGVKFLGVSVLSGVLLAGMALPAVGALGLTAKNTAEGFSNIPDDFKTPPLSQATQIFDAKGGLIAKVYERDRTVLAADQMSPYMRQAQVDIEDARFYEHGAVDLKGVLRAISKNAESGTASQGASTLTQQYVKNVNVEKAGDDQAAVLEAQRKTLGRKIQELKVAIKLEEDLTKDQILTNYLNITFYGHQAYGVEAASQRYFSKNNKDLTIGEAATLAGVVQNPSLYDPVRFPENTVKRRNVVIDKMVENKHVTPEQAKEAKASPLGLKYKDPQNGCITAQAGMGFFCDYVRHVVKQDPVFGKNAADRKKFWDQGGLNIYTTLDPDKQAAAQNAVTTKVKVTDPVSAAATMMEPGTGKILGMAQTRPYGLDPNKNQTVVNLNVDAAMGGGNGFQTGSTFKPVLAAAALESGMSPTQEFPSENKIEYPSMSTCSGTWKNTAKGKERSVGNESPSEVGPYELKQAMALSVNTYFVQMEQKVGLCAMKQMANKLGISQTAKGDPFVEVPSMVLGTLELSPLTMANVYATFAARGKYCTPIAINKITTVDGKDVKVPQSTCSQAYSQETADALNAVLLNVTEKGTGASLNLEGGRQIAGKTGTTDEKKAAWFSGYTPQLATAVWLGGPAGGVKMKNIKIGDTYYGSDGVFGATGPGPIWQLAMNQAMRGAPLETLPTINIPDPAPKIDPNATPPASPPATGNPNPGGNPPPVPPANPDGGGTNAGGLIGGGITLPPGVIGGNGIGGGNGNGNGNGGGHR, from the coding sequence ATGGCACCGAAGCGCCCCCAGGCACCCCAGCCCCCAGGCAACCCCGGAGCTCCGCGCGGCAAGCGCCGCGGGTCACCGCTGGAGTACGCGGGACACGGAGTCAAGTTCCTGGGGGTCAGCGTGCTCTCCGGAGTCCTGCTGGCCGGGATGGCCCTGCCCGCCGTCGGCGCGCTCGGCCTGACCGCCAAGAACACGGCGGAGGGGTTCTCCAACATCCCCGACGACTTCAAGACGCCCCCGCTCTCCCAGGCGACCCAGATCTTCGACGCCAAGGGCGGGCTGATCGCCAAGGTCTACGAGCGCGACCGCACCGTCCTCGCCGCGGACCAGATGTCCCCCTACATGCGGCAGGCGCAGGTCGACATCGAGGACGCCCGCTTCTACGAGCACGGCGCCGTCGACCTCAAGGGCGTGCTCCGCGCGATCAGCAAGAACGCGGAGAGCGGCACCGCCTCGCAGGGCGCCTCGACGCTGACCCAGCAGTACGTGAAGAACGTCAACGTCGAGAAGGCCGGCGACGACCAGGCGGCCGTCCTGGAGGCGCAGCGCAAGACCCTGGGCCGCAAGATCCAGGAGCTGAAGGTCGCGATCAAGCTGGAGGAGGACCTGACCAAGGACCAGATCCTCACCAACTACCTCAACATCACCTTCTACGGCCACCAGGCCTACGGTGTGGAGGCCGCCTCCCAGCGGTACTTCAGCAAGAACAACAAGGACCTGACCATCGGCGAGGCCGCCACCCTGGCCGGCGTGGTGCAGAACCCCTCGCTGTACGACCCGGTGCGCTTCCCCGAGAACACGGTCAAGCGGCGCAACGTCGTGATCGACAAGATGGTCGAGAACAAGCACGTCACCCCGGAGCAGGCCAAGGAGGCCAAGGCCTCCCCGCTGGGCCTGAAGTACAAGGACCCGCAGAACGGCTGCATCACCGCCCAGGCGGGCATGGGCTTCTTCTGCGACTACGTCCGGCACGTGGTCAAGCAGGACCCGGTCTTCGGCAAGAACGCCGCCGACCGGAAGAAGTTCTGGGACCAGGGCGGTCTGAACATCTACACCACCCTCGACCCGGACAAGCAGGCCGCCGCCCAGAACGCGGTGACCACCAAGGTCAAGGTCACCGACCCGGTCTCGGCCGCCGCCACCATGATGGAGCCCGGCACCGGCAAGATCCTCGGGATGGCGCAGACCCGCCCGTACGGCCTGGACCCGAACAAGAACCAGACCGTCGTCAACCTCAACGTCGACGCGGCGATGGGCGGCGGCAACGGCTTCCAGACCGGCTCGACGTTCAAGCCGGTCCTGGCCGCGGCCGCACTGGAGTCGGGGATGTCCCCGACCCAGGAGTTCCCCTCCGAGAACAAGATCGAGTACCCCTCGATGTCGACCTGCTCGGGCACCTGGAAGAACACCGCGAAGGGCAAGGAGCGCAGCGTCGGCAACGAGTCGCCCAGCGAGGTCGGCCCGTACGAGCTGAAGCAGGCCATGGCCCTGTCGGTCAACACCTACTTCGTGCAGATGGAGCAGAAGGTCGGCCTCTGCGCGATGAAGCAGATGGCCAACAAGCTCGGCATCAGCCAGACCGCGAAGGGCGACCCGTTCGTCGAGGTCCCGTCGATGGTCCTCGGCACCCTGGAGCTCTCCCCGCTGACCATGGCGAACGTCTACGCGACCTTCGCCGCGCGCGGCAAGTACTGCACCCCGATCGCGATCAACAAGATCACCACGGTGGACGGCAAGGACGTCAAGGTCCCGCAGTCGACCTGCAGCCAGGCCTACTCGCAGGAGACCGCGGACGCGCTCAACGCCGTCCTGCTCAACGTGACCGAGAAGGGCACCGGCGCCTCCCTCAACCTCGAAGGCGGACGCCAGATCGCCGGCAAGACCGGTACCACCGACGAGAAGAAGGCCGCCTGGTTCAGCGGCTACACCCCGCAGCTCGCCACCGCCGTCTGGCTCGGCGGCCCGGCCGGCGGCGTGAAGATGAAGAACATCAAGATCGGCGACACCTACTACGGCTCCGACGGCGTCTTCGGCGCGACCGGCCCCGGCCCGATCTGGCAGCTGGCGATGAACCAGGCGATGCGCGGCGCTCCCCTGGAGACCCTGCCGACCATCAACATCCCGGACCCGGCCCCCAAGATCGACCCGAACGCCACCCCGCCGGCCAGCCCCCCGGCCACCGGCAACCCCAACCCGGGCGGCAACCCGCCGCCGGTCCCGCCGGCCAACCCCGACGGCGGCGGCACCAACGCCGGCGGCCTGATCGGCGGCGGGATCACCCTCCCGCCGGGCGTCATCGGCGGGAACGGGATCGGCGGCGGCAACGGGAACGGCAACGGGAACGGCGGCGGACACCGCTGA
- a CDS encoding WhiB family transcriptional regulator, which yields MGWVDDWSAQAACRTSDPDELFVQGAAQNRAKAVCSGCPVRTECLADALDNRVEFGVWGGMTERERRALLRRRPTVVSWRRLLETARTEYETSLATGVILTDYAQAG from the coding sequence ATGGGCTGGGTAGACGACTGGAGTGCGCAGGCCGCCTGCCGCACGAGTGATCCGGACGAACTGTTCGTCCAGGGGGCGGCGCAGAACCGCGCCAAGGCGGTGTGCAGCGGGTGTCCCGTCCGTACGGAGTGCCTTGCGGACGCACTGGACAACCGGGTGGAGTTCGGGGTCTGGGGAGGGATGACCGAACGCGAGCGCCGGGCGCTGCTGCGCCGGCGGCCGACGGTGGTGTCGTGGCGGCGGCTGCTGGAGACGGCCCGCACCGAGTACGAGACCTCGCTGGCGACCGGCGTGATACTGACGGACTACGCCCAGGCGGGCTGA
- a CDS encoding bifunctional DNA primase/polymerase: protein MNPLLQLALELARIGLPALPLRVGKSPLGNCRACRKNVGRPGVVCGGRPNMKDPGPCVCPAPCHAWAAATTDPAVLTGPGWARAWREAEAVAYHPGGAGLTVVDLDHADAVAWARTNLPPTLTVTTTRGEHWVYRGTMASANKVRPNIDVKSLMQYARWLGYGTGVMAPLPDAVRALVVREEANRPPANGARLASSTTPPWSRTVASGCRHTERYIHTGLQRGLAKIADCPESGAGSQAFGVARFLAAQHTRCPGPCGLDTIAQHIIGAAVGVGVPHDYVTRAVDRGFAAAGAHAA from the coding sequence ATGAACCCCCTCCTGCAACTCGCCCTCGAACTCGCCCGAATCGGCCTTCCGGCGCTGCCCCTGCGGGTCGGCAAGAGCCCGCTCGGGAACTGCCGGGCCTGTAGGAAGAACGTCGGTCGGCCCGGCGTCGTGTGCGGCGGCCGGCCGAACATGAAAGACCCGGGGCCGTGTGTCTGCCCGGCGCCCTGCCACGCGTGGGCCGCCGCCACCACCGACCCCGCCGTGCTGACCGGCCCCGGGTGGGCCCGTGCCTGGCGGGAGGCCGAAGCGGTGGCCTACCACCCGGGCGGCGCCGGGCTGACCGTGGTCGACCTCGACCACGCCGACGCCGTCGCCTGGGCCCGCACCAACCTGCCCCCCACGCTCACCGTGACCACCACCCGGGGCGAACACTGGGTCTACCGGGGCACCATGGCCTCCGCCAACAAGGTCCGCCCCAACATCGACGTCAAGTCGCTGATGCAGTACGCCCGTTGGCTCGGCTACGGCACCGGCGTCATGGCCCCGCTGCCCGATGCCGTCCGCGCCCTCGTGGTCAGGGAAGAGGCCAACCGGCCGCCGGCGAACGGCGCGCGGTTGGCCTCTTCAACCACGCCACCCTGGAGCCGCACCGTGGCCTCCGGGTGCCGCCACACCGAGCGCTACATCCACACCGGCCTGCAACGCGGCCTCGCCAAGATCGCGGACTGCCCGGAGAGCGGCGCCGGATCCCAAGCCTTCGGCGTCGCCCGCTTCCTCGCCGCCCAGCACACCCGGTGCCCCGGCCCCTGCGGTCTCGACACCATCGCCCAGCACATCATCGGCGCCGCCGTCGGCGTCGGTGTCCCGCACGACTACGTGACCCGCGCGGTCGACCGTGGCTTCGCCGCCGCCGGTGCCCACGCCGCCTGA
- a CDS encoding metallophosphoesterase: MRPLYSVPLGIAATGAACLAYSVGYEVRSFRLRRVEIPVLPRGARPIRVLQVSDIHMVSGQGKKQRWLQSLAGLRPDLVVNTGDNLSDPLGVPATLDALGPLMDFPGVYVFGSNDYYGPARKNPARYLQALRSGVHGMNNPDGSAGRGVSGAVHNPWEKLRDGFDAAGWLDLTNARGRLTVGGLDLEFTGLDDPHIRRDRYSEVTGGPSPDADLSIAVVHAPYLRVLDAFAADRYPLILAGHTHGGQLCIPFYGALVTNCDLDAKRVKGLSTHQAGGSRSYLHVSAGCGTNRYTPVRFACPPEATLLTLTPAPR; this comes from the coding sequence ATGCGACCGCTGTACTCCGTCCCCCTCGGAATCGCCGCCACCGGCGCCGCCTGCCTCGCCTACTCCGTTGGGTACGAGGTCCGTTCCTTCCGCCTCCGCCGGGTCGAGATTCCGGTCCTCCCCCGAGGCGCCCGCCCCATCCGGGTACTGCAGGTCTCCGACATCCACATGGTGAGCGGACAGGGCAAGAAGCAGCGCTGGCTCCAGAGCCTCGCCGGGCTCCGCCCCGACCTGGTGGTCAACACCGGCGACAACCTCTCCGACCCGCTCGGCGTCCCCGCCACGCTGGACGCGCTCGGACCGCTGATGGACTTCCCCGGCGTCTACGTCTTCGGGTCCAACGACTACTACGGGCCCGCCCGGAAGAACCCGGCCCGCTACCTCCAGGCCCTGCGCAGCGGCGTCCACGGCATGAACAACCCCGACGGCTCCGCCGGGCGCGGCGTCTCCGGCGCCGTCCACAACCCGTGGGAGAAGCTGCGCGACGGCTTCGACGCGGCCGGCTGGCTCGACCTCACCAACGCCCGGGGGCGGCTCACCGTCGGCGGACTCGACCTGGAGTTCACCGGCCTGGACGACCCGCACATCCGCCGCGACCGCTACAGCGAGGTCACCGGCGGCCCCTCCCCCGACGCCGACCTCTCGATCGCCGTCGTGCACGCCCCCTACCTGCGCGTCCTCGACGCCTTCGCCGCCGACCGCTACCCGCTGATCCTGGCCGGCCACACCCACGGCGGCCAGCTCTGCATCCCCTTCTACGGCGCCCTGGTCACCAACTGCGACCTCGACGCCAAGCGGGTCAAGGGCCTCTCCACCCACCAGGCCGGCGGCAGCCGCTCCTACCTCCACGTCTCGGCCGGCTGCGGCACCAACCGCTACACCCCCGTCCGCTTCGCCTGCCCCCCCGAGGCCACCCTCCTCACCCTCACCCCCGCCCCCCGCTGA
- a CDS encoding GatB/YqeY domain-containing protein encodes MTTLKAQLQEDLTAAIRDRDELRSSTIRLTLSAVTSEEVAGKEKRELSDAEVLKVIGREAKKRREAAEAFDTAGRTEQAARERAEGELLAGYLPKQLSDEDLAAIVAAAVAESGAAGPQGMGAVMKLVKPKVDGLAEGGRVAAAVKAALAG; translated from the coding sequence ATGACGACGCTCAAGGCGCAGCTGCAGGAGGACCTCACGGCTGCCATCAGGGATCGGGACGAGCTGCGCTCGTCCACCATCCGGCTCACGCTCTCCGCGGTCACCAGCGAGGAGGTGGCCGGCAAGGAGAAGCGCGAGCTCTCGGACGCCGAGGTACTGAAGGTGATCGGCCGGGAGGCGAAGAAGCGCCGGGAGGCCGCCGAGGCGTTCGACACCGCGGGCCGGACCGAGCAGGCCGCCCGGGAGCGGGCCGAGGGCGAGCTGCTGGCCGGCTACCTGCCCAAGCAGCTCTCCGACGAGGACCTGGCGGCCATCGTGGCCGCCGCCGTCGCCGAGAGCGGAGCGGCCGGGCCGCAGGGCATGGGCGCCGTGATGAAGCTGGTGAAGCCGAAGGTCGACGGGCTGGCCGAGGGCGGGCGGGTCGCCGCCGCGGTGAAGGCCGCGCTCGCGGGCTGA
- a CDS encoding ArsA family ATPase: MNGNGRSGGSGQGTGNVRNAGSRLAVDELIDNPKTRIVVCCGSGGVGKTTTAAAIGLRAAERGRKVVVLTIDPARRLAQSMGLTELDNTPRVVKGVSGDGELQAMMLDMKRTFDEVVLAHAEPERARTIMENPFYQSLSAGFAGTQEYMAMEKLGQLRAAEEWDLIVVDTPPSRSALDFLDAPNRLGSFLDGKVIRILTAPAKVGGRSAMKFLNVGMGLLTGTLGKIFGAQLLTDVQTFVSATDSMFGGFRERADRTYQLLQAPGTAFLVVAAPERDALREAAYFVDRLAADRMPLAGLVLNRVHGTGAPQLTAERALAAAEALEENGAEHASPEAELLAAGLLRLHAERMQVVSRERRTRDRFVSVYPDVPIVEVGALPGDVHDLEGLRAIGERLSGSAG, encoded by the coding sequence ATGAACGGGAACGGACGGAGCGGCGGCAGCGGACAGGGCACCGGGAACGTGCGGAACGCCGGCAGCCGGCTCGCCGTGGACGAGCTGATCGACAACCCGAAGACCCGGATCGTCGTCTGCTGCGGCTCGGGCGGCGTCGGCAAGACCACCACCGCGGCGGCGATCGGCCTGCGGGCGGCCGAGCGGGGCCGCAAGGTCGTCGTGCTCACCATCGACCCGGCCCGGCGGCTCGCGCAGTCGATGGGCCTGACCGAACTGGACAACACCCCCCGGGTCGTCAAGGGCGTCAGCGGCGACGGTGAGCTCCAGGCCATGATGCTCGACATGAAGCGGACCTTCGACGAGGTCGTGCTGGCCCACGCCGAGCCCGAGCGGGCCCGGACGATCATGGAGAACCCCTTCTACCAGTCCCTGTCGGCCGGCTTCGCGGGCACGCAGGAGTACATGGCGATGGAGAAGCTCGGCCAGCTCCGCGCGGCCGAGGAGTGGGACCTCATCGTCGTCGACACCCCGCCGTCCCGCTCCGCACTGGACTTCCTGGACGCGCCGAACCGGCTCGGGTCGTTCCTGGACGGCAAGGTGATCCGCATCCTGACCGCCCCGGCCAAGGTCGGCGGCCGCTCGGCGATGAAGTTCCTCAACGTCGGGATGGGCCTGCTCACCGGCACCCTCGGCAAGATCTTCGGTGCCCAGCTGCTGACCGACGTACAGACCTTCGTCAGCGCGACCGACTCGATGTTCGGCGGCTTCCGGGAGCGCGCGGACCGCACCTACCAGCTGCTGCAGGCCCCGGGCACGGCGTTCCTGGTGGTCGCCGCGCCGGAGCGGGACGCGCTGCGCGAGGCGGCGTACTTCGTGGACCGGCTGGCCGCCGACCGGATGCCGCTGGCCGGGCTGGTGCTGAACCGGGTGCACGGGACGGGCGCCCCGCAGCTGACCGCGGAGCGGGCGCTGGCGGCGGCCGAGGCCCTGGAGGAGAACGGTGCGGAGCACGCGTCGCCGGAGGCCGAGCTGCTCGCGGCCGGGCTGCTGAGGCTGCACGCGGAGCGGATGCAGGTGGTGTCGCGGGAGCGCCGCACCCGCGACCGCTTCGTCTCGGTCTACCCGGACGTGCCGATCGTCGAGGTCGGCGCGCTGCCCGGGGACGTCCACGACCTGGAGGGCCTGCGCGCCATCGGTGAGAGGCTCAGCGGGTCCGCGGGCTGA
- a CDS encoding DNA-binding protein has translation MPKGRGQLPSLYYPADIAAAIGMSEWWVKEQARRGRIPFTKPGRAYRFTADQFAEIVRMYEVRPNPGAAPQVKGTVIAVAKMPDRVPQQARPAVRLRARPPRRAALHQQDAA, from the coding sequence ATGCCCAAGGGCAGGGGTCAACTGCCGTCGCTGTACTACCCAGCGGACATCGCGGCGGCCATCGGCATGTCTGAGTGGTGGGTGAAGGAGCAGGCCCGTCGGGGCCGAATCCCCTTCACCAAGCCCGGGCGCGCCTACCGCTTCACGGCCGACCAGTTCGCCGAGATCGTCCGCATGTACGAGGTGCGGCCGAACCCGGGGGCCGCGCCGCAGGTCAAGGGCACCGTCATCGCCGTGGCGAAGATGCCGGATCGCGTCCCGCAGCAGGCCCGGCCTGCTGTCCGACTTCGCGCGCGCCCGCCGCGCAGGGCAGCGCTGCACCAGCAGGACGCTGCCTAA